One part of the Corallococcus caeni genome encodes these proteins:
- a CDS encoding DUF2934 domain-containing protein has product MARQNAQKSQPNPAPKAAPERTEDKKPAATASAPTSKTAAPTQEQIARRAYEIFQARGGTHGNPEHDWHQAERELRLGRQ; this is encoded by the coding sequence ATGGCCCGTCAGAACGCGCAGAAGTCGCAACCGAACCCCGCGCCCAAGGCCGCTCCCGAGCGGACCGAAGACAAGAAGCCGGCGGCCACGGCGAGCGCGCCCACGAGCAAGACCGCGGCGCCCACGCAGGAGCAGATCGCCCGCCGCGCCTACGAAATCTTCCAGGCCCGGGGCGGCACGCACGGCAACCCCGAACACGACTGGCACCAGGCCGAGCGCGAGCTGCGGCTCGGCCGCCAGTAG
- the mutY gene encoding A/G-specific adenine glycosylase, giving the protein MSPRKRTDSGTLPAPVSPERHAGLHGPLLSWYDRNKRDLPWRRTRDPYAIWLSEVMLQQTQVSTVIPYWERFLARFPTVKALASAPLDDVLSGWKGLGYYSRARNLHRAAQEVVERFGGKLPSTAEELLTLPGFGRYTAGAVASIAFGEEAPIVDGNVARVLSRLFEVEGLPGDRDREATLWALASALVKGERPGDFNQALMEHGATVCRPESPLCLLCPVRDGCIAFKKGRVDELPPAKVRAAPRKLFLALAVWPHAGTLLFARRADKGLFGGLWELPAVEVEEDTPEAEATERLSTTLGATLTLEGTLDSVRRQLTHRDLTLRLLRVTGDKRPTKSAAFQELRWCTPQEAEALGMSTAMQRALDAALGHGVMGGEAVPAKKAPGRVARKATGR; this is encoded by the coding sequence ATGAGCCCACGCAAGCGCACCGATTCCGGGACCCTCCCCGCCCCCGTCTCCCCTGAACGCCACGCGGGCCTGCATGGCCCGCTGCTCTCCTGGTACGACCGGAACAAGCGCGACCTGCCCTGGCGCCGCACCCGCGACCCGTACGCCATCTGGCTCAGCGAGGTCATGCTCCAGCAGACGCAGGTGTCCACGGTCATCCCGTACTGGGAGCGTTTCCTCGCGCGCTTTCCCACGGTGAAGGCCCTGGCCTCCGCGCCCCTGGACGACGTGCTCTCCGGGTGGAAGGGGCTGGGCTACTACTCACGCGCGCGCAACCTGCACCGCGCGGCGCAGGAGGTGGTGGAGCGCTTCGGCGGGAAGCTGCCCTCCACGGCGGAGGAGCTGCTCACCCTGCCCGGCTTCGGGCGCTACACCGCGGGGGCCGTGGCCTCCATCGCGTTCGGGGAGGAGGCGCCCATCGTGGACGGCAACGTGGCGCGCGTGCTGTCGCGCCTCTTCGAGGTGGAGGGGCTGCCCGGCGACCGCGACCGCGAGGCCACGCTCTGGGCGCTGGCCTCCGCGCTGGTGAAGGGCGAGCGGCCCGGGGACTTCAACCAGGCGCTGATGGAGCACGGCGCCACGGTGTGCCGGCCGGAGTCCCCGCTGTGCCTCTTGTGCCCCGTGCGCGACGGGTGCATCGCGTTCAAGAAGGGCCGCGTGGACGAGCTGCCGCCGGCCAAGGTGCGCGCCGCGCCCCGCAAGCTGTTCCTGGCGCTGGCCGTGTGGCCGCACGCGGGCACGCTCCTCTTCGCGCGCCGCGCGGACAAGGGCCTCTTCGGCGGCCTGTGGGAGCTGCCCGCCGTGGAGGTGGAGGAGGACACGCCGGAGGCGGAGGCGACGGAGCGGCTGTCCACGACGCTGGGCGCGACGCTCACGTTGGAGGGCACGCTGGACAGCGTGCGCCGGCAGCTCACCCACCGCGACCTCACGCTGCGGCTGCTGCGCGTGACGGGCGACAAGCGCCCCACGAAGTCCGCCGCGTTCCAGGAGCTGCGCTGGTGCACGCCGCAAGAGGCGGAGGCGCTGGGCATGAGCACCGCGATGCAGCGCGCGCTCGACGCGGCGCTGGGGCATGGCGTGATGGGCGGTGAGGCCGTGCCCGCGAAGAAGGCTCCCGGCCGCGTCGCCAGGAAGGCGACCGGGCGCTGA
- a CDS encoding PD-(D/E)XK nuclease family protein encodes MARPPITNDFSWSKSRHEKFSECLRAYYLYYYRSWGGWEAEAARDVRELYVLKKLHNRYTWAGSIVHEALKDVLLDWRAGREVDPAKVEARTHRLMQDDFRHSRSKAYWTTKYRKPFTGLAEHEYGEEIPNEAWKQNFETVRSALAWFFQSRWPTIAKGLKPAQWLEVDAGFDFAHFVLDGVKTFAIPDFAYVDAEGSVVVVDWKTGRSREGYDEQVLGYALYIAQRYRYPLEKVRASLVYLNEGLEHDVTVDPSAMDSFRQHFARSVEGMRALLKDAATNTPKEAEAFPQTGNLDACARCVFRRPCGREPAVTQARPRVA; translated from the coding sequence ATGGCCCGCCCACCCATCACCAACGACTTCTCCTGGTCCAAGAGCCGCCACGAGAAGTTCTCCGAATGCCTCCGGGCCTACTACCTCTACTACTACCGCTCCTGGGGCGGCTGGGAGGCGGAGGCGGCCCGGGACGTGCGCGAGCTCTACGTCCTCAAGAAGCTGCACAACCGCTACACCTGGGCGGGCAGCATCGTGCACGAGGCCCTCAAGGACGTGCTGCTGGACTGGCGCGCCGGCCGTGAGGTGGACCCCGCGAAGGTGGAGGCGCGCACGCACCGGCTGATGCAGGACGACTTCCGGCACTCGCGCTCCAAGGCGTACTGGACGACGAAGTACCGCAAGCCCTTCACCGGCCTCGCGGAGCACGAGTACGGCGAGGAAATCCCCAACGAGGCCTGGAAGCAGAACTTCGAAACGGTGCGCTCCGCGCTCGCGTGGTTCTTCCAGTCGCGCTGGCCCACCATCGCCAAGGGGCTCAAGCCCGCGCAGTGGCTGGAGGTGGACGCGGGCTTCGACTTCGCCCACTTCGTCCTGGACGGGGTGAAGACCTTCGCCATCCCGGACTTCGCCTACGTGGACGCGGAGGGCTCCGTCGTGGTGGTGGACTGGAAGACGGGCCGCTCGCGCGAGGGCTACGACGAGCAGGTGCTGGGCTACGCGCTCTACATCGCGCAGCGCTACCGCTATCCGCTGGAGAAGGTGCGCGCGTCGCTGGTGTACCTCAACGAGGGGCTGGAGCACGACGTGACGGTGGACCCGTCCGCCATGGACTCGTTCCGTCAGCACTTCGCCCGGAGCGTGGAGGGGATGCGCGCGCTGTTGAAGGACGCCGCCACCAACACGCCGAAGGAGGCGGAGGCCTTCCCGCAGACGGGCAACCTGGACGCCTGCGCCCGCTGCGTCTTCCGCCGCCCATGCGGCCGGGAGCCCGCGGTGACGCAGGCCCGGCCCCGCGTGGCTTGA
- a CDS encoding tRNA threonylcarbamoyladenosine dehydratase, with amino-acid sequence MNPQPAPTPAAEPEAPLASPAASNAVVESPSLAKPFKLSRRFDRTARLLGDNAMERLANAHVVVFGLGGVGSFTAEGLVRSGVGRLTLVDHDDVCVTNTNRQLHATVKAVGKSKAELMAQRCQDINPQAKVEALREFYREELAETLLPAGKYDFVVDAIDNVKAKLHLLHRCVTLGVPVVSSMGAAGRLDPTAIRVEDLSETHMDPFAKDIRKLLKRKYGVETERHTGITAVYSIETRRQPVPLNYDDATDGFLCVCPQDNEFHTCDHRTQIDGSVAFVTSAFGMNAAGVVVRRLASAR; translated from the coding sequence ATGAACCCGCAGCCCGCCCCCACCCCCGCCGCCGAGCCCGAGGCGCCCCTCGCCTCCCCGGCCGCTTCGAACGCCGTCGTCGAGTCGCCGTCGCTCGCGAAGCCCTTCAAGCTGTCGCGCCGCTTCGACCGCACGGCGCGCCTCCTGGGCGACAACGCCATGGAGCGGCTGGCCAACGCGCACGTGGTGGTGTTCGGCCTGGGCGGCGTGGGCAGCTTCACGGCGGAGGGCCTGGTGCGCAGCGGCGTGGGCCGGCTGACGCTGGTGGACCACGACGACGTGTGCGTCACCAACACCAACCGCCAGCTGCACGCGACGGTGAAGGCGGTGGGCAAGTCCAAGGCGGAGCTGATGGCGCAGCGCTGCCAGGACATCAACCCGCAGGCGAAGGTGGAGGCGCTGCGCGAGTTCTACCGCGAGGAGCTGGCGGAGACGCTGCTGCCCGCGGGGAAGTACGACTTCGTGGTGGACGCCATCGACAACGTGAAGGCGAAGCTGCACCTGCTCCACCGGTGCGTGACGCTGGGCGTGCCGGTGGTCAGCTCCATGGGCGCGGCGGGACGTCTGGACCCCACGGCCATCCGCGTGGAGGACCTGAGCGAGACGCACATGGATCCGTTCGCCAAGGACATCCGCAAGCTGCTCAAGCGCAAGTACGGCGTGGAGACGGAGCGCCACACGGGCATCACCGCCGTGTACTCCATCGAGACGCGCCGCCAGCCGGTGCCGCTCAACTACGACGACGCGACCGACGGCTTCCTGTGCGTCTGCCCGCAGGACAACGAGTTCCACACCTGCGACCACCGCACGCAGATTGACGGCAGCGTGGCCTTCGTCACCTCCGCGTTCGGCATGAACGCCGCGGGCGTGGTGGTGCGCCGGCTGGCGTCGGCGCGGTAG
- a CDS encoding TatD family hydrolase encodes MIDTHCHLDASRFDPDRDSVVTRAWAAGLHGILIPAVGPETWEPLLELPRRDARIQVGLGIHPQFLPDLRPEDDGAHLERLDALLGQGGAIAVGECGLDGPTLPGAPLERQLAVLRGHLALARKHGLPVLMHCHRLHPALMELLKTEAWPEAGILMHSYSGGAELARFYIQKGCYFSFAGPVTWAEARKPLDALRVIPADRLVAETDSPDQAPTPFRGQRSEPGYLPHILAGMAQALGEPAEVLAQRTTENARRLFREAFPSPSR; translated from the coding sequence ATGATCGACACGCATTGCCATCTGGACGCCTCGCGCTTCGACCCGGACCGAGACAGCGTCGTCACGCGCGCCTGGGCCGCGGGCCTGCACGGCATCCTCATCCCCGCCGTGGGGCCGGAGACGTGGGAGCCGCTGCTGGAGCTGCCACGCAGGGACGCGCGCATCCAGGTGGGGCTGGGCATCCATCCGCAGTTCCTGCCGGACCTGCGGCCGGAGGACGACGGCGCGCACCTGGAGCGGCTGGACGCGCTCCTGGGCCAGGGCGGCGCGATCGCGGTGGGCGAGTGCGGCCTGGATGGCCCGACGCTCCCGGGCGCCCCGCTGGAGCGGCAGCTGGCGGTGCTGCGCGGGCACCTGGCCCTGGCGCGCAAGCACGGGCTGCCGGTGCTGATGCACTGCCACCGGCTGCACCCGGCGCTGATGGAGCTCCTGAAGACGGAAGCCTGGCCGGAGGCGGGCATCCTCATGCACAGCTACAGCGGCGGCGCGGAGCTGGCGCGCTTCTACATCCAGAAGGGCTGTTACTTCTCCTTCGCGGGCCCGGTGACGTGGGCGGAGGCGCGCAAGCCGCTGGACGCCTTGCGCGTGATTCCGGCGGACCGGCTGGTGGCGGAGACGGACTCGCCGGACCAGGCGCCCACGCCCTTCCGGGGGCAGCGCTCCGAGCCGGGCTACCTGCCACACATCCTCGCGGGCATGGCGCAGGCGCTGGGGGAGCCGGCGGAGGTGCTCGCCCAGCGGACGACCGAGAATGCCCGCCGTCTGTTCCGGGAAGCTTTCCCCTCCCCTTCGCGGTAG
- a CDS encoding Maf family protein codes for MRELILASTSSARRALMDGLGLPYRTEAPGVDEHVPADLPADEAVRMLAVRKARAVQERHPEAWVLGADQLVEVGQDVLGKPRDRDAARTQLQRLLGNTHVIHTAVCLLGPGGHHSETVEDTRLTFFPVPPEELERYLDTGEWEGCAGSYRVEGRGQALLQKLEGDRTNVQGLPMLSVVRLLRQAGFDLFARP; via the coding sequence ATGAGAGAACTCATCCTGGCATCCACCTCCAGCGCGCGACGGGCCCTGATGGACGGGCTGGGCCTGCCCTACCGCACCGAAGCCCCCGGCGTGGACGAACACGTCCCCGCGGACCTGCCCGCCGACGAGGCCGTGCGGATGCTCGCCGTGCGCAAGGCCCGCGCGGTCCAGGAGCGCCACCCGGAGGCCTGGGTCCTGGGCGCGGATCAACTGGTGGAGGTGGGGCAGGACGTGCTGGGCAAACCCCGGGACCGGGACGCGGCGCGCACGCAGCTCCAGCGCCTGCTGGGGAACACCCACGTCATCCACACCGCCGTGTGCCTGCTGGGCCCTGGCGGCCACCACTCGGAGACGGTGGAGGACACGCGCCTCACGTTCTTCCCCGTCCCGCCGGAGGAGCTGGAGCGCTACCTGGACACCGGCGAGTGGGAGGGCTGCGCGGGCAGCTACCGCGTGGAGGGGCGCGGGCAGGCGCTGCTCCAGAAGCTGGAGGGGGACCGCACCAACGTGCAGGGGCTGCCCATGCTGTCCGTGGTGCGGCTGCTCCGGCAGGCGGGCTTCGACCTCTTCGCCCGCCCGTGA